A genomic window from Diospyros lotus cultivar Yz01 chromosome 2, ASM1463336v1, whole genome shotgun sequence includes:
- the LOC127794673 gene encoding uncharacterized protein LOC127794673, with amino-acid sequence MVGFIQETHSRDNHAVNTLDLYRRQNPPIFQWKLRTDPSERKFWIEQTEKLLDHLHCREEEKVNCATFMLQDEADRWWKRVKRAMTPQARAPYITWEQFKELFNEKYFPLNLRIKKEREFMELKQIGDMSVAQFEDAFSRLIRYMPIYEEDERVKAQKFLGGLSLKLQRALSSINTQSYSEVVLQAFTTEANLRRIDPIQGESQQKSSHKTDKKLELQRLKFKPSTPCQRCQKQHHRKPCRLGIKGCYNCGEMGHLNQNCQREELPVTTASKWVIL; translated from the coding sequence ATGGTGGGATTCATACAAGAAACTCACTCCCGAGACAACCATGCAGTCAACACGCTCGATCTTTATCGTCGACAGAACCCTCCCATTTTTCAATGGAAGCTTCGCACGGACCCCAGCGAACGGAAATTTTGGATCGAGCAAACAGAGAAGCTACTGGACCACCTACATtgcagagaagaagagaaggtcaATTGTGCCACCTTCATGCTGCAAGATGAAGCAGATAGGTGGTGGAAGAGAGTCAAGAGGGCAATGACCCCTCAGGCCAGGGCGCCCTACATCACTTGGGAGCAATTCAAGGAACTCTTCAATGAGAAGTACTTTCCCTTGAATTtaagaataaagaaagagagagaattcatggaGCTAAAGCAAATCGGGGACATGTCTGTCGCCCAGTTCGAGGACGCTTTCAGCAGATTAATCAGATACATGCCTATTTACGAAGAGGACGAAAGAGTCAAAGCGCAAAAGTTTTTGGGAGGACTGAGTCTGAAGCTTCAGAGGGCATTAAGTAGTATAAATACTCAGTCTTACTCAGAAGTGGTGCTGCAAGCTTTTACCACCGAGGCTAACCTAAGACGAATCGACCCTATCCAAGGAGAAAGTCAACAAAAGAGCAGTCATAAAACAGACAAGAAATTGGAACTCCAAAGGTTGAAGTTCAAACCTAGCACTCCGTGCCAAAGATGCCAGAAGCAGCACCATAGGAAGCCGTGCCGACTTGGAATAAAGGGTTGTTACAATTGTGGAGAAATGGGTCACCTCAACCAAAACTGCCAAAGAGAGGAATTACCTGTTACAACTGCCAGCAAATGGGTCATTTTGTAA